In Pyxidicoccus trucidator, a genomic segment contains:
- a CDS encoding LysR family transcriptional regulator has protein sequence MKTNLLPHLQTFLVVARLKSFSAAARELGVTPAAVSQSVRHLEEQLRVVLFTRTTRSMALTEAGRRLLEGAGPGLGQALASLQEVSARPGEAVGRLKLTVPEIAVPFVITPVLPAFRERHPRVEVEVVSENRFVDIVADGYDAGVRLHEAIERDMVQVRLTGAFRFVVVGAPAYFERHGTPQRPEDLLHHECFTIRIPSSGGLYAWELERGKRNWRVPVRGSVVTNNRALMLALVEQGLGLAYAFEPAVKEQLRDGRLMRVLEEYAPTVPGFFLYFPSRAQRSGPLRLFIEVAREFAARTH, from the coding sequence ATGAAGACCAACCTCCTGCCGCACTTGCAGACGTTCCTCGTGGTGGCGCGCCTCAAGAGCTTCAGCGCGGCGGCGCGCGAGCTCGGTGTCACCCCGGCAGCCGTGAGCCAGTCGGTGCGTCATCTGGAAGAGCAACTGCGGGTGGTGCTCTTCACCCGCACCACCCGCAGCATGGCGCTCACAGAGGCAGGGCGCCGGCTGCTTGAGGGCGCGGGGCCAGGCCTCGGCCAGGCGCTCGCCTCCCTGCAAGAGGTGTCGGCCCGGCCCGGCGAGGCGGTGGGGCGGCTGAAACTGACGGTGCCGGAGATTGCAGTGCCCTTCGTCATCACTCCCGTGCTGCCCGCCTTCCGCGAGCGCCACCCACGGGTGGAGGTGGAGGTGGTCTCCGAGAACCGCTTCGTGGACATCGTCGCGGACGGCTACGACGCAGGGGTGCGCCTGCACGAGGCCATCGAGCGCGACATGGTGCAGGTGCGCCTCACCGGGGCCTTCCGCTTCGTCGTGGTGGGCGCCCCCGCGTACTTCGAACGCCACGGCACGCCCCAGAGGCCCGAGGACCTGCTGCACCACGAGTGCTTCACCATCCGCATCCCCTCGAGCGGGGGGCTCTACGCCTGGGAGCTGGAGCGCGGGAAGCGGAACTGGCGAGTTCCGGTGCGCGGCAGCGTCGTCACCAACAACCGAGCGCTGATGCTCGCCCTGGTGGAGCAGGGTCTGGGGCTCGCGTACGCCTTCGAGCCGGCGGTGAAGGAGCAGCTGCGCGACGGGCGGCTGATGCGTGTGCTCGAGGAGTACGCACCCACCGTGCCCGGCTTCTTCCTCTACTTCCCGAGCCGGGCGCAGCGCTCCGGCCCCCTGCGCCTCTTCATCGAGGTGGCCAGGGAGTTCGCGGCCAGGACGCACTGA
- a CDS encoding aldo/keto reductase, translating to MSAKSPTITLSNGVQMPALGLGVFQSPPAETAGAVEAALRTGYRLIDTAAAYGNEREVGEGIRRSGLARDAVFVETKVWISDYGYDATLHAFDKSARKLGVEQLDLLLLHQPLPSAFDRTLEAYRALEKLLADGKVRAIGVSNFMPGHLERLLSAAKVVPAVNQIEVHPYFQQTELQRVHAKHGIVTQAWSPIGGITSYFGGREKTTFNDPTLLGIARQHGKSAAQVMLRWHLQKGLSAIPKSIKPARIAENFNVFDFELTREQVAAIDVLDTGVRGGPDPDSITLANYGIAIPEA from the coding sequence ATGAGCGCAAAGAGCCCCACCATCACTCTCAGCAACGGTGTGCAGATGCCGGCCCTGGGCCTGGGCGTCTTCCAGAGTCCTCCGGCCGAGACGGCAGGGGCCGTCGAGGCGGCTCTTCGGACCGGCTACCGCCTCATCGACACCGCGGCCGCGTACGGCAACGAGCGCGAGGTGGGCGAGGGCATCCGGCGCTCCGGCCTCGCCCGGGACGCGGTGTTCGTCGAGACGAAGGTGTGGATCAGCGACTACGGCTACGACGCCACGCTGCACGCGTTCGACAAGAGCGCCCGCAAGCTCGGCGTCGAGCAGCTGGACCTGCTGCTGCTGCACCAGCCGCTGCCGTCGGCCTTCGACCGCACCCTCGAGGCCTACCGCGCGCTCGAGAAGTTGCTCGCGGACGGAAAGGTGCGCGCCATCGGCGTGAGCAACTTCATGCCCGGGCACCTCGAGCGCCTGCTGAGCGCAGCGAAGGTCGTGCCCGCGGTGAACCAGATTGAGGTGCATCCGTACTTCCAGCAGACGGAGCTGCAGCGCGTGCACGCGAAGCACGGCATTGTGACCCAGGCCTGGTCGCCCATCGGCGGCATCACCTCGTACTTCGGAGGTCGCGAGAAGACGACGTTCAACGACCCGACGCTGCTTGGGATCGCGCGCCAGCACGGCAAGTCGGCCGCCCAGGTGATGCTCCGCTGGCACCTGCAGAAGGGCCTTTCTGCCATCCCGAAGTCGATCAAGCCCGCGCGCATCGCTGAGAACTTCAATGTCTTCGACTTTGAGCTCACGCGCGAGCAGGTGGCAGCAATCGACGTGCTCGATACGGGAGTCCGTGGCGGGCCGGACCCCGACAGCATCACCCTCGCCAACTACGGCATCGCCATCCCCGAGGCCTAG
- a CDS encoding aldo/keto reductase: MGKLEVSSIGLGVQNMSRTYQTTVPSRPEMHRIIRTAFDRGVTFYDAAEAYGPHEVERILGEGVAPFRDKVVIATKFGWNIDQETGARRPGLNSRPEHIKRVVEGMLKRLRTDRIDLLYQHRVDPEIPIEGVASAVKDLMAQGKVLHWGLSEMGLGTLRRAHAALPVSAVQNEYSMLWRGPEAEVLPLCQELGIGFVPWSPLGVGFLTGAIDANTRFAPGDIRGVESRFSPENLPHNLALVELVKRWAERKRATPAQIALAWLLAQKPWIVPIPGTTQMAHMLDNIGVADVRFTPAELAELNRAVRAVEVRGARLPEQVQVFSGVEAAPKKQGP, from the coding sequence TTGGGCAAGCTGGAAGTCTCCAGCATCGGGCTCGGCGTGCAGAACATGAGCCGCACCTACCAGACCACGGTCCCCAGCCGGCCCGAGATGCACCGCATCATCCGGACCGCCTTCGACCGGGGCGTCACCTTCTACGACGCGGCCGAGGCGTACGGCCCGCATGAGGTCGAGCGCATCCTCGGCGAGGGCGTCGCGCCGTTTCGCGACAAGGTCGTCATCGCGACCAAGTTCGGCTGGAACATCGACCAGGAGACCGGCGCGCGCCGACCGGGGCTCAACAGCCGCCCGGAGCACATCAAGCGCGTCGTGGAGGGCATGCTCAAGCGCCTGCGCACCGACCGCATCGACCTCCTCTACCAGCACCGCGTCGACCCGGAGATTCCCATCGAGGGCGTCGCCAGCGCGGTGAAGGACCTCATGGCGCAGGGCAAGGTGCTGCACTGGGGCCTGTCCGAGATGGGCCTGGGCACGCTGCGGCGCGCACACGCCGCGCTGCCCGTGAGCGCCGTGCAGAACGAATACTCGATGCTGTGGCGTGGCCCTGAAGCGGAGGTCCTCCCGCTCTGCCAGGAACTGGGCATCGGCTTCGTGCCGTGGAGCCCGCTGGGCGTGGGGTTCCTTACGGGGGCCATCGATGCGAACACGCGCTTTGCTCCGGGGGACATCCGCGGCGTCGAGTCCCGCTTCTCTCCGGAGAACCTGCCGCACAATCTCGCGCTCGTGGAGCTGGTGAAGCGCTGGGCCGAGCGCAAGCGTGCCACCCCCGCGCAAATCGCGCTGGCCTGGCTGCTGGCGCAGAAGCCCTGGATCGTCCCCATCCCGGGCACGACGCAGATGGCGCACATGCTCGACAACATCGGGGTGGCGGACGTGCGCTTTACGCCGGCCGAACTCGCCGAGCTGAACCGCGCCGTCCGGGCGGTGGAGGTTCGCGGCGCCCGGCTCCCGGAGCAGGTGCAGGTCTT